A genomic window from Arthrobacter globiformis includes:
- the brxL gene encoding BREX system Lon protease-like protein BrxL, which produces MAELDELDRITADAYEGFVVRKDLAQNFKGAYPVPTYVGEFLLGRFCATTDPVEIQEGLEVVERLLRDRTVRAGEEELFKSRAREQGTIKIIDLIQARLDSKANVYLATLPSLQLSDVRIEDTLVAANERMLTGGFYAEIDLEYDAAIAGESSGRPFGVASLRPIQLSTRSALDDLAEKRDSFTTEQWKHMLLRSVGFEPGRLTERQQDVLLLRMVPFVVRNHNMVELGPRGTGKSHLFQQVSPYAHLISGGKATVARMFVNNATGQRGLVAQHDVVCFDEVSGVSFDQKDGVNIMKGYMESGEFSRGRESIRADGCIVLVGNFDVDVQHQQRVGHLLSPLPPEMRNDTAFMDRIHAFLPGWDVPKLDPSYFTSHFGLVSDFLSECWTRLRAQSRLANVQGRVLYGDALSGRDLTAVNKTTDGLLKLLYPGPDADIPDADLEWAVKLALECRRRVKEQQRRIGAAEFRNTHFSYRLGEDAVEQFVSTPELQSPDTIGLDPLPPGQIWAVSPGGPDEYPGLYRVDVTEAPGTGVKIVNRPTPPALRESVQVAEQNLIGHARELVGDKAPREHEFSIQVRAMDSAKSGAALGLPTLLSLCSSLLQKNIRGGLIAVGNLTLGGGVEAVPNAVALAELAMEKGAETLLLPVSARKQLFDVSDDVATKISFLFYSDGKDALLKALAD; this is translated from the coding sequence GTGGCCGAGCTCGACGAACTGGACCGGATCACGGCGGATGCATATGAGGGCTTTGTCGTACGCAAAGACCTGGCACAGAACTTCAAGGGAGCCTATCCAGTTCCAACTTACGTTGGGGAGTTCCTCCTAGGACGTTTCTGCGCAACAACAGACCCGGTCGAGATCCAGGAAGGGTTGGAAGTCGTCGAGCGGTTGCTGCGAGACCGGACGGTACGCGCTGGCGAAGAAGAGTTGTTCAAATCACGGGCTCGTGAACAGGGCACCATAAAGATCATTGATCTCATCCAAGCCAGGCTGGATTCCAAGGCGAATGTCTATCTGGCCACGCTGCCCAGTCTCCAGTTGAGTGATGTCCGGATCGAGGACACGCTGGTCGCCGCGAATGAGCGCATGCTTACCGGCGGCTTCTATGCTGAAATTGACTTGGAATACGACGCCGCAATCGCCGGCGAAAGCTCTGGGCGTCCATTCGGCGTGGCGAGCTTGCGTCCGATCCAACTTTCCACGCGGTCTGCATTGGATGATCTAGCGGAAAAGCGTGACAGTTTCACCACCGAACAGTGGAAGCACATGCTGCTGCGAAGCGTAGGTTTTGAACCCGGCCGATTGACTGAGCGCCAGCAAGATGTGCTTCTACTGCGGATGGTTCCGTTCGTTGTCCGGAATCACAACATGGTGGAGCTAGGTCCGCGAGGTACGGGCAAGTCACACCTATTCCAACAGGTTTCTCCCTATGCCCACCTCATCTCGGGTGGGAAGGCGACTGTGGCACGGATGTTCGTGAATAACGCCACAGGTCAGCGTGGACTCGTAGCGCAACATGACGTGGTTTGCTTCGATGAGGTATCCGGCGTTTCCTTCGATCAGAAGGACGGCGTAAATATCATGAAGGGCTACATGGAGTCGGGGGAATTCAGCCGGGGCCGCGAAAGTATCCGCGCCGACGGCTGCATTGTCCTGGTAGGCAATTTTGACGTTGATGTCCAGCACCAGCAGCGCGTCGGACACCTACTCTCTCCGCTGCCGCCCGAGATGCGAAATGATACCGCCTTTATGGACCGCATCCACGCTTTCCTACCTGGTTGGGACGTCCCAAAGCTCGATCCTTCATACTTCACGTCGCATTTCGGGCTGGTAAGTGACTTCCTGTCGGAGTGCTGGACACGACTGAGAGCCCAGAGCCGATTGGCCAACGTCCAGGGGCGGGTTCTTTATGGAGACGCACTGAGTGGGCGCGATCTGACTGCAGTCAACAAGACGACGGACGGACTGCTCAAGCTCCTCTATCCGGGCCCCGACGCAGATATCCCGGACGCTGATTTGGAATGGGCAGTAAAACTTGCACTAGAGTGCCGGCGACGCGTCAAAGAACAGCAGCGCCGTATCGGCGCAGCCGAATTCCGCAACACGCACTTCAGTTACCGCCTTGGCGAAGACGCTGTCGAACAATTCGTCTCGACTCCGGAACTACAAAGCCCCGACACGATCGGCTTGGACCCGTTGCCGCCAGGACAGATCTGGGCTGTGAGCCCGGGCGGTCCAGACGAGTATCCGGGTCTATACCGGGTTGACGTCACCGAAGCCCCGGGAACTGGCGTAAAGATCGTGAACCGTCCGACGCCCCCTGCACTTCGTGAGAGCGTCCAAGTGGCCGAGCAAAATCTGATTGGACACGCGCGTGAGCTGGTCGGGGACAAAGCGCCACGGGAGCACGAGTTTTCCATACAAGTACGAGCCATGGACAGCGCCAAATCCGGCGCGGCGCTCGGCTTGCCAACCCTGCTGTCCTTGTGCAGTTCGCTATTGCAGAAAAACATTAGGGGAGGCCTCATCGCAGTGGGCAACCTGACACTCGGCGGAGGCGTGGAAGCTGTCCCGAATGCGGTTGCGTTGGCCGAGCTGGCCATGGAAAAGGGAGCGGAAACTTTGTTGCTACCCGTTTCCGCCAGGAAACAGCTCTTCGACGTCAGCGATGACGTGGCGACTAAAATTTCGTTTCTCTTTTACTCTGATGGCAAGGACGCCTTGCTCAAAGCACTGGCCGATTGA
- a CDS encoding HelD family protein: protein MTAELQDLRPTFEAEKVVEQEYFDQAKEALDQAIASSGPLSSGSTAFERRALSAAAQRRQRLGADEAVAFGRIDLDDAETRYIGKVAIRNADGDILVYQWQSPAAELYNLASIDDPQGVARKRVYHAPKNRIESFQDILFRQLSEDLEQLEQFSSSTDPLLDELSRQRGTHMQDIVRTIEAAQSKLVRADKDQLLVIQGGPGTGKTAVALHRVSWLLFNFQSELAPQDVLVVGPNPTFTKYIQRVLPDLGDENVVQQSLDQLLAGSTVVRGSDDARTARLKGSLTMAGIVARALNQRIRVPLAGLKFRLRNSAMTSSVDSSDIESALKALRSGTFSERRAQLRSALLQVAHSSSSYLGSVDPENLYDPASIEAEIEKVWPQLSPHQFVRELYGSKERLKAAGANNSQAEALYRPAQARIGEELWTSADLAVLDQAMHAIQGVTSSYGHIVVDEAQDLSVMQLKAIRRRSRSGSMTIVGDIAQSTSAYARQNWSQVLKELESDLPANLEILEMGYRVPRQVFDVATKVLSVAAPDIPAPRILRDVPELPRWILSAPGTLSDSVVDAVQEHSAKGLFVGVIANKQLWPALQKSFHGRGTRWSESADGGLSQGINLVTPEDSKGLEFDAVVVVDPLRILNETQGARLLYVALTRTVHYLDVVIPEGKVPDVLAEFVPSLSSETDIETLPEADRDLISEGTPEDEVVSDNTKDDRLTPEVEYHAEPPHTVISAATNGVAVLRQRDEAYAQLTADEIFAELQQTAGPTVQRRVLQLLTEKAGLIGP from the coding sequence TTGACGGCGGAGCTGCAAGATCTTAGGCCGACTTTCGAAGCCGAAAAGGTTGTCGAGCAGGAGTACTTCGACCAAGCCAAAGAAGCACTGGATCAGGCGATTGCTTCCAGTGGGCCCCTTTCCTCTGGTAGCACCGCCTTTGAACGTAGGGCCCTCTCTGCAGCGGCTCAGCGTCGGCAACGTCTTGGTGCCGACGAAGCAGTTGCCTTTGGCCGTATCGATCTTGACGACGCTGAAACTCGTTATATCGGTAAAGTTGCCATCAGAAACGCGGACGGCGACATTTTGGTTTACCAATGGCAGTCCCCGGCGGCGGAGCTCTACAACCTTGCGTCCATCGACGATCCCCAAGGCGTAGCGCGTAAACGCGTCTATCATGCTCCAAAGAACCGCATCGAGTCGTTCCAAGACATACTCTTTCGGCAGCTATCGGAGGACTTGGAGCAGCTAGAACAGTTTTCTTCGTCAACGGATCCGTTGCTGGACGAGCTGAGCCGCCAGCGCGGCACCCACATGCAAGACATCGTGCGCACCATTGAAGCTGCACAAAGCAAGCTGGTGCGGGCTGATAAGGATCAGCTACTCGTAATTCAGGGTGGCCCTGGCACCGGCAAGACGGCGGTAGCGCTCCATCGCGTGTCCTGGCTTTTATTCAACTTCCAATCTGAGCTTGCGCCGCAAGATGTCTTGGTAGTCGGCCCAAACCCTACCTTCACCAAATACATTCAACGCGTTCTTCCGGACTTGGGTGACGAGAACGTGGTTCAGCAATCCCTAGACCAGCTGCTAGCAGGATCTACGGTCGTAAGGGGCTCTGACGACGCTCGGACCGCCCGGCTGAAGGGGTCGCTTACTATGGCGGGCATTGTAGCGAGGGCTCTCAATCAGCGAATCAGAGTACCTCTGGCGGGATTGAAGTTCCGGCTGCGTAATTCAGCAATGACCTCCTCGGTGGACAGCTCTGATATTGAGAGCGCACTCAAAGCATTGCGTTCTGGAACTTTCAGCGAACGCCGGGCTCAACTGCGTTCAGCCCTTTTGCAAGTTGCCCATAGCTCATCTTCATATCTTGGGTCTGTGGATCCGGAGAACTTGTACGATCCTGCGTCGATAGAAGCAGAAATTGAGAAGGTGTGGCCGCAGTTGTCGCCACACCAGTTCGTCAGAGAGCTTTATGGCTCAAAGGAGCGTCTGAAAGCGGCGGGGGCCAATAACTCACAGGCCGAGGCGCTGTATCGGCCCGCCCAGGCTAGGATCGGTGAGGAACTTTGGACGTCTGCAGATCTGGCCGTACTTGATCAAGCCATGCATGCCATCCAGGGCGTGACATCTAGCTACGGACATATCGTTGTGGACGAGGCGCAAGATCTTTCTGTAATGCAGCTGAAAGCGATTCGACGCCGCTCCCGTTCAGGATCCATGACTATAGTCGGCGATATTGCTCAGTCTACTTCGGCCTATGCGCGACAGAACTGGAGCCAGGTACTCAAGGAACTTGAATCCGACCTTCCGGCAAACTTAGAAATTCTCGAAATGGGATATCGAGTGCCGCGACAGGTCTTTGACGTAGCCACGAAGGTTCTTTCAGTCGCTGCTCCAGACATCCCTGCTCCCCGGATTCTGCGTGATGTCCCTGAGTTGCCGAGGTGGATTCTTTCGGCACCGGGAACTCTTAGTGATTCTGTCGTGGATGCCGTACAAGAACACAGCGCCAAGGGTCTATTCGTCGGCGTTATCGCCAACAAACAACTTTGGCCCGCCCTACAGAAGTCATTTCACGGCCGAGGAACAAGATGGAGTGAATCCGCCGACGGCGGCCTTTCTCAAGGCATCAACCTTGTTACGCCGGAAGATTCCAAGGGATTGGAATTTGATGCAGTTGTCGTAGTTGATCCGCTGCGGATCCTGAATGAGACTCAAGGAGCCCGACTGCTCTACGTCGCTTTGACTCGAACCGTGCATTATTTGGACGTCGTCATACCAGAAGGAAAAGTGCCCGACGTCCTTGCTGAGTTTGTGCCATCCCTATCTTCTGAGACCGATATCGAAACCCTGCCGGAAGCCGATCGCGATCTCATCTCAGAGGGCACCCCGGAAGACGAGGTAGTCAGTGATAACACGAAGGACGATAGACTGACGCCTGAAGTTGAGTATCATGCGGAACCGCCTCACACGGTCATTTCGGCGGCCACCAACGGTGTGGCCGTGCTTCGCCAGAGGGATGAAGCCTACGCACAGCTGACGGCTGATGAAATTTTTGCTGAACTTCAACAAACGGCGGGACCAACCGTTCAGCGGCGAGTATTGCAGCTTCTAACAGAGAAAGCCGGCCTCATCGGGCCCTAA
- a CDS encoding DEAD/DEAH box helicase, with product MIEVSVDGELQHVAPESLQKVDGDPRDPAFWVTSAPASAREIAMTLTWTKLREPLSNTLYSYRATKTVFRAYQFIPALKILNSPTGRLLLADEVGLGKTIEAGLVWSELEQRSPLRRTLVVTPSSLTHKWRMEMSRRFDRDLEVIKPRKLADFAEDLLAGRDAELHAIISVESLRSASDVLEQLTQIRPRFDLVIVDEAHVLRNTGTRSNLLGGLLSDWADHLLFLSATPINLRSDDLYNLLTLLDDGMYQDSQIFHMQLEPNQHLNAIERGISHGSSGSALRHHLRSIKTLPFGRAVSSRPDYARLEELLDTAAPLEAGHRAEVKRLVSELNTLSGVLSRTRKVDVPDAKAVREPHQVLVNWSPDEKRFYDRVVDHFMSRARAHGTPPGFAMQMPLRQVASCLPAMQARLSANADQFARSVEDYDEEYDEEDLADMREDRTSFEWHGEDSKFEALLEQLTHLREQGLRQALIFSTFRGTIAYLAERLSSDFRVRQLHGGIHMVDRQPIIDAFRDGKFDFLIASEVASEGLDFEFCNVLVNYDLPWNPMRVEQRIGRLDRFGQKHEKVLILNMHVPGTIESDILERLYTRIGVFQNSIGDLEPILRDDFRDLANQILDPRLNDSQRRQRAEEIATAIETRAANLRRLNEERATLSTIDEMQVEGLSESGPADGRYVGTTEVRTLIEHILRATGGKLEKSEHPGILLLRGSNELSDLIYRFRGTQGANRRSAILFQGRISNGEPIEVTFDADLASTRDVELLSLRHPIVDVALHQLEHDRLGLHRYGIGRLATLPSGTRYAVTVDLVASTGVRPTKELWSTAIDIQTGAVAPDIGVQLLEAVANGSLEEATGATPTPMEPFLVSLKEVSWARHREEESRRRLDNEALVRARLDARKESLQVKIHKAKATLDVVMERERDPRVIRMAEGRIRNLGQDLEQLEAELEKHRAFSMSRRTVAVIELVGPAT from the coding sequence GTGATTGAAGTGAGTGTCGACGGGGAGCTTCAGCACGTGGCGCCAGAGTCCCTCCAGAAGGTGGATGGAGACCCACGCGATCCAGCCTTCTGGGTAACCTCGGCACCCGCTTCGGCACGAGAGATCGCAATGACTCTGACGTGGACGAAGTTGCGCGAGCCGCTCTCGAACACCCTGTACTCCTACCGGGCGACAAAAACCGTCTTTCGTGCCTACCAGTTCATCCCTGCTCTCAAGATCCTCAACTCTCCCACCGGGCGGCTACTTCTGGCGGACGAGGTGGGTCTCGGAAAGACGATCGAGGCGGGACTGGTGTGGAGCGAGCTGGAGCAGAGGTCACCGCTTCGTCGCACGCTTGTGGTCACGCCTTCCTCCTTGACTCACAAATGGCGCATGGAGATGAGCCGGCGTTTCGACCGTGACCTCGAGGTCATTAAGCCTCGCAAGCTGGCTGACTTCGCCGAAGATCTCCTCGCCGGTCGAGACGCGGAACTCCACGCGATCATCTCGGTGGAGTCCCTCCGCAGTGCGAGCGACGTGCTCGAGCAGCTGACCCAGATCCGACCGCGATTTGATCTGGTCATCGTCGACGAGGCCCATGTGTTGCGCAATACCGGTACGAGGTCGAACCTGCTAGGCGGGTTGCTGTCCGATTGGGCCGATCACTTGTTGTTCCTGTCGGCCACCCCCATCAATCTGCGCTCTGACGACCTGTACAACCTGCTGACTCTGCTCGACGACGGCATGTACCAGGACTCCCAAATCTTCCATATGCAGCTCGAGCCGAATCAACACCTCAACGCGATCGAACGCGGCATCTCTCACGGCTCCTCCGGCTCAGCACTGCGCCACCACCTGCGGTCGATTAAGACACTGCCCTTCGGCCGCGCCGTCTCGAGCCGCCCTGACTACGCGCGCCTAGAGGAGCTTCTTGACACCGCTGCACCCCTGGAAGCTGGCCACCGGGCCGAAGTCAAACGCCTCGTTTCCGAGCTGAACACCTTGAGTGGCGTGCTCTCGAGGACCCGGAAGGTGGATGTACCTGACGCCAAGGCAGTGCGCGAACCGCATCAGGTACTCGTGAACTGGTCGCCGGATGAGAAGCGCTTCTACGACCGCGTCGTTGACCACTTCATGTCCCGGGCTCGCGCGCACGGAACGCCACCCGGCTTCGCCATGCAGATGCCGCTGCGACAGGTTGCGAGCTGCCTGCCGGCCATGCAGGCGCGACTCTCTGCCAACGCAGACCAGTTCGCGCGCTCAGTGGAGGATTACGACGAGGAGTACGACGAAGAGGACCTGGCGGACATGCGCGAGGACCGGACATCCTTCGAGTGGCATGGCGAGGACTCGAAGTTTGAAGCCCTGCTGGAGCAGCTCACGCACTTGCGCGAACAAGGCTTGCGTCAGGCACTGATCTTCTCCACCTTTCGCGGGACCATCGCGTACTTGGCAGAACGCCTGAGTTCAGACTTTCGGGTCCGGCAGCTCCACGGCGGTATCCACATGGTGGATCGCCAGCCCATCATCGATGCCTTTCGCGATGGGAAATTCGACTTCCTCATTGCGAGCGAGGTGGCATCAGAGGGTCTAGACTTCGAGTTCTGCAACGTACTGGTGAACTACGACCTGCCCTGGAACCCCATGCGAGTCGAGCAGCGAATCGGTCGTTTGGACCGATTCGGCCAAAAGCACGAGAAGGTCCTTATCCTCAACATGCATGTGCCGGGGACGATCGAGTCCGACATTTTGGAACGCCTATACACCCGAATCGGCGTCTTTCAGAACTCCATTGGAGACCTCGAGCCCATCCTCAGGGACGACTTCCGTGACCTGGCTAACCAAATCCTTGATCCGCGACTGAACGACTCCCAGCGAAGGCAGCGAGCGGAAGAAATCGCAACGGCCATCGAGACGAGGGCAGCGAACCTTCGGCGATTGAATGAGGAGCGCGCCACTCTGTCCACGATTGACGAGATGCAAGTGGAAGGTCTTTCAGAATCAGGGCCAGCGGACGGGCGGTATGTTGGAACGACAGAAGTGCGCACCCTAATTGAGCACATTCTGCGAGCCACTGGAGGCAAGCTCGAGAAGTCGGAGCATCCCGGAATCCTGCTACTACGGGGAAGCAATGAGCTCTCCGACCTCATCTATCGCTTTCGAGGCACCCAAGGCGCGAACCGTCGGTCAGCGATACTGTTCCAAGGCCGTATCAGCAACGGAGAACCAATCGAAGTGACCTTCGACGCCGACCTGGCAAGCACGCGAGACGTGGAACTCCTATCTCTCCGACATCCCATCGTTGACGTGGCACTGCACCAACTGGAACACGACAGGCTCGGGTTGCATCGTTATGGCATAGGCAGGCTTGCAACGTTGCCGTCCGGCACTCGCTATGCCGTCACGGTGGACTTGGTAGCGTCGACCGGAGTGAGGCCGACCAAGGAACTGTGGTCAACGGCGATCGATATCCAGACCGGGGCCGTTGCGCCAGACATCGGCGTTCAGTTGCTGGAGGCCGTGGCGAACGGATCACTGGAGGAAGCTACTGGAGCCACTCCAACGCCAATGGAGCCCTTCCTGGTATCGCTGAAGGAAGTCAGCTGGGCTCGGCACCGTGAGGAGGAGTCACGCAGACGTCTGGACAACGAGGCGTTGGTAAGGGCCCGCCTCGACGCGCGCAAGGAAAGTCTTCAGGTCAAGATCCATAAGGCGAAAGCCACGTTGGACGTCGTTATGGAGCGAGAACGCGATCCGCGAGTCATCCGGATGGCAGAAGGTCGCATCCGGAACCTCGGTCAAGACCTCGAGCAGCTTGAGGCCGAGCTGGAGAAGCATCGGGCCTTCTCGATGAGCCGCAGGACGGTCGCAGTGATTGAGCTCGTCGGTCCGGCTACTTGA
- a CDS encoding Hsp70 family protein, whose protein sequence is MAREQFLGVDFGTSTTLIAESLPAGRPTVVPIGHAESWMPSAAAVSGDALVVGEDALTHNPAALITSVKRCITGRAVVARSADGSVERDADEVIGAVLREIANRARADRLPISNKGVTRLGCPAMWDADQRERLLGLAETAGFSVGPSTLIDEPIAAGLNWIGQRTQQREYFDEERVLVFDMGGGTLDVAVLDVTTGPLRDPEIYVLASDGLNEAGDVLDAAIVADLEIVLRDQGIELEALPDADLARAYLMRAAAEAKVDLSTYQETQVHVGYQAGSLPSLHYTREQLEDAMRPQLERAWSLILSTLRGSYLTRAEGAVTSALRQISEESLTSNVHHVLLAGGMSRASAVEKFLSRKLPTARIHTFPGTNGPREAIVAGLAENTSYEQVNLHRPAFDFVLEFAAGGGDLTRVPLYRAHTKLYEWWQALSRDRLRYEWPDGATAVNRDSARSLPATGYGRLAVYAMDGTPVDLRHKETDVPGLKVAFGYGGVRFDLSTEGRVNIIDGRGTSQSFRVSRWPVLTGGFARLALPVKEPDWKPMERRDWDVK, encoded by the coding sequence GTGGCTCGAGAGCAGTTTCTGGGTGTCGACTTTGGCACGAGCACGACACTGATCGCGGAGAGCCTGCCGGCGGGCAGGCCGACAGTGGTCCCAATCGGTCACGCCGAATCGTGGATGCCCTCCGCTGCTGCGGTCAGCGGTGACGCCTTGGTGGTCGGCGAGGACGCCCTCACGCACAATCCCGCCGCTCTGATCACTTCGGTCAAGCGCTGCATCACCGGACGCGCGGTAGTCGCGCGAAGCGCCGACGGTTCCGTCGAACGCGACGCCGACGAGGTCATCGGCGCGGTACTACGCGAGATTGCGAACCGTGCCCGCGCTGATCGGCTCCCCATCTCCAACAAAGGAGTCACTCGACTCGGTTGCCCTGCAATGTGGGACGCGGATCAGCGTGAACGGTTGCTCGGCCTCGCCGAGACGGCGGGCTTCAGCGTCGGCCCCTCGACTCTGATTGATGAGCCGATAGCCGCTGGACTGAACTGGATCGGCCAGCGAACGCAACAGAGGGAGTACTTCGACGAAGAGCGCGTGCTCGTGTTCGACATGGGCGGAGGCACGCTCGACGTCGCCGTCCTTGACGTCACGACGGGCCCGCTCAGGGACCCGGAAATTTACGTCCTCGCCTCAGACGGCCTCAACGAGGCCGGTGACGTGCTCGACGCAGCGATCGTCGCTGACCTGGAGATCGTTCTCCGCGACCAAGGGATCGAGCTCGAGGCGTTGCCCGACGCTGATCTCGCGAGGGCTTATCTGATGCGCGCAGCAGCTGAGGCGAAGGTTGACCTCTCGACATACCAGGAGACGCAGGTGCATGTCGGCTATCAGGCCGGCAGCCTGCCCAGCCTGCACTACACCCGCGAGCAGCTGGAGGATGCCATGCGTCCGCAACTGGAACGCGCTTGGTCCCTTATCCTCTCGACCCTGCGCGGATCATACCTGACCCGCGCCGAAGGTGCGGTCACATCTGCCCTGCGCCAGATTTCGGAAGAGAGCCTCACCTCAAACGTCCATCACGTTCTCCTTGCCGGGGGCATGAGCCGCGCCTCCGCGGTGGAAAAGTTCCTTAGCAGAAAGCTACCCACCGCCAGGATCCACACCTTCCCCGGCACGAACGGTCCGCGCGAGGCGATCGTTGCGGGTCTTGCCGAGAACACTTCCTACGAGCAGGTGAATCTGCATCGCCCCGCCTTCGACTTCGTGCTCGAGTTCGCGGCGGGAGGCGGGGACCTGACCCGTGTGCCGCTCTACCGAGCACATACGAAGCTCTACGAATGGTGGCAAGCACTGAGTCGGGACCGGCTCAGGTACGAGTGGCCAGACGGTGCCACCGCGGTCAATCGGGATTCAGCTCGATCATTGCCAGCAACCGGCTACGGCCGCCTGGCTGTCTATGCGATGGACGGAACGCCGGTCGATCTGCGGCATAAGGAGACCGATGTGCCCGGATTGAAGGTTGCCTTCGGCTATGGTGGTGTCCGCTTCGACCTGTCCACGGAGGGGCGCGTCAACATCATCGATGGCCGCGGAACGAGTCAGTCATTCCGCGTCTCGCGCTGGCCTGTGCTCACAGGGGGTTTCGCCCGCCTTGCCCTTCCTGTCAAGGAACCGGACTGGAAGCCAATGGAACGCCGTGACTGGGACGTCAAGTAG
- a CDS encoding DUF6994 family protein — MTFDFHSDTPSGKDPDSFSPALRKYHQQLWSKELPTGQHFHLTLEPRAYLVHRSSSGVFFLASDAITTRLRKKAWNVIRDIPEDDLPEYLGYTPGSTLVFPGNRIGRKPTINGARGLHPRIADRFDLTLECIRRHYIGEPSPLAEVLLRYAEFFALFGDFAGYVKFFLLEDLVEDDGQTIRFFHPFADFSTSAVPKDRDEYLEYLRLSNAFISARNHRIDEELQGRIAR; from the coding sequence ATGACTTTCGACTTCCATTCAGATACTCCGTCCGGCAAGGACCCCGACTCCTTCAGCCCGGCGCTGCGGAAGTACCACCAGCAGCTGTGGAGCAAGGAGTTGCCCACCGGCCAGCACTTCCACCTGACTCTGGAACCCCGCGCGTACCTCGTGCACCGATCCTCGTCCGGTGTTTTCTTCCTCGCCAGCGACGCCATCACCACCAGGCTGCGAAAGAAGGCTTGGAACGTCATTCGTGACATACCGGAAGACGACCTACCCGAGTACCTTGGCTACACCCCCGGAAGCACGCTCGTGTTTCCGGGCAACAGGATCGGCAGAAAGCCGACGATCAATGGTGCACGCGGACTCCATCCCAGGATCGCCGATCGCTTCGATCTGACCCTGGAATGCATCCGCCGCCACTATATTGGTGAGCCGAGTCCCCTCGCAGAGGTCCTGCTCAGATATGCGGAATTCTTCGCACTGTTCGGGGATTTCGCCGGGTACGTCAAATTCTTCTTACTGGAAGACCTCGTGGAGGATGACGGCCAGACAATCCGGTTCTTCCACCCGTTCGCCGACTTCAGCACATCAGCCGTTCCGAAGGACCGTGACGAATACCTCGAGTATTTACGGCTCAGCAACGCTTTCATCTCCGCACGCAATCATAGGATCGACGAAGAACTTCAAGGGCGGATCGCACGGTAA